GCACCATGCGGCGCTGGCCCAGGCCGAAGGGGGGCGTATCCTGCGGGCCAACGTGCCAGATGCCCAGATTGGCACCACCTTTTCGGCCTCCTACGTGCAGCCCGCCGGCCCCACCTGGCTAAGCCGTATGGCCGCCGCCAACCACGACGTAATCGCCAACCGGCTTTTTATCGAGCCGGCCCTGGGGCTGGGCTACCCCTGGCGCACCATGCCCTTCCTGCTTCTTTTGCGGCGCTACATCCGCCCCGGCGACATGGAAAAGCTGGCCTTCGACTTCGACTTTATCGGCTTACAGACCTACTTCCGCCAACTGGTGCGCTTCGACCTTTTTACCCTGGGCACCTGGGGCTTGGAAGTGCCCCATAGTGAGCGCGGCAGCGGCGAACTCACCGAGATGGGCTGGGAGGTCTGGCCGGAAAACATCTACTATCTGCTCAAGCAGTTTGCCGCCTACAAGGGCGTCAAGCGCATCATCATCACCGAGAACGGAGCCGCCTTCCCCGATACCGTGGAGGGCGAGCGGGTACACGACCCCAAGCGCATTCAGTACATCCAGGATCACCTGGCCCAGGTGCTGCGAGCCCGGCGGGAGGGGGTGCCGGTAGAGGGCTATTTCTACTGGAGCCTGCTGGACAACTTCGAGTGGGCCGAGGGGTACAAACCGCGCTTCGGGCTGGTGTACGTGGACTACCCCACCCAGAAGCGCATCCTGAAAGACTCGGGTCGCTGGTTCCGCGACTTCCTGGCCGACTGACCACCGGGTCAGTTTGTGGGTAGAATGACCGGGATGAGCAACCTACCCAAACGATCGGAGCTACCCAAGGAACAAACCTGGAACATAGAGGCGCTTTTTGCTTCCGAGGCCGACTGGCGCCGGGCCCTAGAAGAGGCTGCCCGCTCGGTAGACGAGGTTAAGCCGTTTGCCGGACGGCTGGGGGAGTCGCCTCAGCTTTTACTTCAGGCCCTAGAAACCTACGAGACGCGAATGCTCTTGGCCATGAAGGTTTTCCAGTACGCCTCGCTCCAGCTTGCTACCGAGGGTACCAACCCTACTTTTACCCGCATGGTAGGCGAGGCTCGGGCGGTGGTGACCCGGCTGGCGGCGGCAGGGGCCTATATCGAGCCGGAGATCTTGCGCATACCCGGCGAGACCTTAGCGCGCTTTCTGCAGGAAGAGCCCGCCCTGGCGGTGTACCGGCATTACCTCGAGGCCCTGCAAACCCGCCGGCCTCATGTACGCAGCGCCGAGGTCGAAGCGGTGCTGGCCGCCGCCTCCGACCCCCTGGGGGGCCATAGCGCCACTGCCTATGCCGCTACCAACGCCGACATGCAGTTCAGGCCGGTGGAGTACCAGGGCCAAAGCCTCGCCGTCTCGCACAGCAGCATCGGCGAACTCTTGGTGCACGAGCACCCCGAGGTGCGCAAGGCGGCCTGGGAGTCGTATGCCGACGGACACCTGGCCTTCAAGAACACCCTGGCCCAGACGCTCCAGGGTAGCATCAAGAGCTTTGCCTTCCAGGCCCGTACCCGGGGCTACCCAAGCAGCCTCGAGATGGCCCTGGCCGTGAGCCGTACCTG
This genomic stretch from Meiothermus sp. harbors:
- a CDS encoding GH1 family beta-glucosidase; this encodes MTAFSKKDFGPGFRWGVATAAYQIEGAVNEDGRSPSIWDTFSHTPGKIKTGENGDVACDFYHRYREDIAFIREMNMQVNRFSLSWPRILPGGTGAVNQKGLDFYHRVIDRTLELGLEPWVTLYHWDLPQVLEDKGGWTNRDIVGWFGEYVEVCSKAFGDKVKHWMVLNEPTVFTVLGYLQGKHAPGRTGFGNFLPAVHHAALAQAEGGRILRANVPDAQIGTTFSASYVQPAGPTWLSRMAAANHDVIANRLFIEPALGLGYPWRTMPFLLLLRRYIRPGDMEKLAFDFDFIGLQTYFRQLVRFDLFTLGTWGLEVPHSERGSGELTEMGWEVWPENIYYLLKQFAAYKGVKRIIITENGAAFPDTVEGERVHDPKRIQYIQDHLAQVLRARREGVPVEGYFYWSLLDNFEWAEGYKPRFGLVYVDYPTQKRILKDSGRWFRDFLAD